Proteins encoded together in one Oryzias latipes chromosome 11, ASM223467v1 window:
- the LOC110013557 gene encoding C-type lectin domain family 17, member A-like isoform X2: MTRYLLVSLEKNRLKTELSELMSTFSANNSHFQDEMKQLKDENEGINKTLLDEIKQLKNQIEVYEGNRCPEGWRRFGSSCYYKSTEKRIWYNSRSFCQKNGSDLVVVNSKEEQEFVSTLNQKVESWIGLYAGWSVQKRKYEWKWVDGSPLTETFLDESISKDRNKDDAVFLSTEGKWKQQDKTNFKNWICEKNNSRSFCSCAVH, encoded by the exons ATGACTCGCT ATCTTCTGGtgtctttggaaaaaaacagactgaaaactGAACTTTCAg aATTGATGTCAACTTTCTCGGCCAACAACAGTCATTTTCAGGATGAAATGAAGCAGCTGAAAGATGAAAATGAAG GCATCAACAAAACTCTTTTGgatgaaataaaacagctgaaaaatcaGATTGAAG TCTATGAAGGTAATCGGTGTCCTGAAGGATGGAGGAGATTTGGAAGCAGCTGCTACTATAAATCCACTGAGAAAAGAATTTGGTATAACAGCAGGAGTTTCTGTCAGAAAAATGGATCTGATCTGGTGGTGGTAAACAGCAAAGAGGAACAG GAGTTTGTTTCTACATTGAATCAGAAAGTGGAATCCTGGATCGGTCTGTATGCTGGATGGTCAGTCCAGAAACGGAAATATGAATggaaatgggtggatggatcacCACTGACAGAAAC GTTCTTGGATGAGAGCATTTCAAAAGACCGGAACAAGGATGATGCAGTGTTCTTAAGTACTGAAGGGAAATGGAAAcaacaggacaaaacaaacttcaaaaaCTGGATCTGTGAGAAAAACAATTCTAGATCTTTCTGTTCCTGCGCTGTACATTAA